A genome region from Pseudanabaena sp. Chao 1811 includes the following:
- a CDS encoding phosphomannomutase/phosphoglucomutase: protein MQDFNWKKLQNGSDIRGVAIAGVPNEDVNLTPAIAKILGQSFAIWLSQKLDKPTSNLLISVGRDSRLSGAELMQAVMEGITSLGSQVYDFAIASTPAMFMSTVTDGFNCDGAIMLTASHLPFNRNGLKFFTAQGGLEKKDITDILNLAEKNEFVISASQGNITKHDFISVYANQFVTKIREAVNHPDHYEQPLQGLKIIVDAGNGAGGFYASKVLEPLGADITGSQFLDPDGTFPNHVPNPEDKVAMASICEAVVKHQADFGIIFDTDVDRSAAVDQFGKELNRNRLIALISAIVLKEHPNSAIVTDSITSDGLAKFIAEDLQGVHHRFKRGYKNVINESIRLNQSGQESWLAIETSGHGAMKENYFLDDGAYLVSKLLIELAKSKLAGKSLTDLIANLQEPVESEEFRIKMLVEDFKSLGEKVIKDLQDFSSNQTDWQIVPNNYEGIRVSCTADDENGWFLLRLSLHDPVMPLNIESNIQGGVAKITNQLFAFLQPIDGLDLSAFQK, encoded by the coding sequence ATGCAAGATTTCAATTGGAAAAAGCTGCAAAATGGCTCAGATATTCGTGGCGTAGCGATCGCAGGCGTACCCAATGAAGACGTAAACCTAACTCCTGCCATTGCCAAAATCCTCGGACAATCTTTTGCAATTTGGCTATCTCAGAAACTAGACAAACCTACCTCAAACTTACTAATTTCCGTAGGGCGCGATAGTCGACTATCGGGTGCGGAGTTAATGCAAGCAGTAATGGAAGGAATAACGTCCCTTGGTAGTCAGGTATATGACTTTGCGATCGCATCGACACCAGCGATGTTTATGAGTACTGTTACCGATGGCTTTAACTGTGATGGGGCAATTATGCTCACGGCGAGTCATCTACCCTTCAATCGCAATGGCTTAAAGTTTTTTACGGCTCAAGGTGGCTTAGAGAAAAAAGATATTACTGATATTCTCAATCTTGCCGAGAAGAACGAATTTGTAATTTCCGCTTCTCAAGGAAATATCACCAAGCATGATTTTATCTCAGTCTATGCGAATCAATTTGTCACCAAAATTCGTGAAGCAGTCAATCATCCCGACCATTACGAACAACCACTTCAGGGATTAAAAATCATCGTTGATGCAGGGAATGGGGCTGGTGGATTCTATGCTAGTAAAGTCTTAGAACCTCTCGGTGCAGATATTACGGGTAGCCAGTTTCTCGATCCCGATGGCACATTTCCCAATCACGTTCCCAATCCTGAAGATAAAGTAGCAATGGCTTCTATTTGTGAAGCAGTTGTTAAACATCAAGCAGATTTTGGGATTATTTTTGATACTGATGTCGATCGCAGTGCAGCGGTCGATCAATTTGGCAAAGAGCTTAATCGTAATCGCTTAATTGCGCTTATTTCGGCGATCGTCCTCAAGGAGCATCCCAACTCAGCCATTGTCACTGATTCGATTACCTCCGATGGACTGGCTAAATTCATTGCCGAGGATTTGCAAGGTGTGCACCATCGCTTCAAACGTGGTTACAAAAATGTAATCAACGAGTCAATCCGTCTTAATCAATCAGGGCAAGAGTCTTGGCTAGCGATCGAGACTTCAGGACACGGTGCAATGAAGGAGAACTATTTCCTTGATGATGGCGCTTATTTGGTAAGTAAGCTCCTGATTGAATTAGCCAAGTCTAAATTAGCGGGAAAATCGCTCACCGATTTAATTGCCAACTTACAAGAGCCAGTCGAAAGCGAAGAGTTTCGTATCAAAATGCTGGTAGAGGATTTTAAATCTTTAGGAGAGAAGGTCATTAAAGATTTACAAGACTTTTCCTCGAACCAAACCGATTGGCAGATCGTACCGAATAATTATGAAGGTATCCGCGTTTCCTGTACTGCTGATGATGAGAATGGCTGGTTTCTACTACGGCTCTCATTACATGATCCTGTAATGCCTTTAAATATTGAATCGAATATTCAAGGTGGCGTTGCCAAGATTACAAATCAATTATTCGCTTTCTTACAACCCATTGACGGATTGGATCTTTCTGCCTTCCAAAAATAA
- a CDS encoding MarR family winged helix-turn-helix transcriptional regulator encodes MTSTQNKSVQAAREAFIPTMRELVRTYQALSAYSETHIRQFDLTPAQFDVIASLGNTNGMNMGELGEKTLITKGTLTGVIDRLIQKELVTRETPLDNRRCVNVQLTTKGQEVFEQVFPAHIAHIKERFEKLEPSELELLKVLLSRLRQAF; translated from the coding sequence ATGACCTCAACGCAGAATAAATCTGTCCAAGCTGCCCGTGAAGCCTTTATCCCAACAATGCGCGAATTAGTCAGAACCTATCAAGCATTGTCGGCTTATTCCGAAACCCATATCCGCCAATTTGATCTTACGCCTGCTCAGTTTGATGTTATTGCTTCCCTTGGTAATACCAATGGCATGAATATGGGGGAGTTAGGCGAAAAAACTTTAATTACTAAAGGGACTTTGACTGGGGTGATCGATCGCCTAATCCAAAAAGAATTAGTAACCAGAGAAACTCCCTTAGATAATCGTCGCTGTGTGAACGTGCAATTAACGACAAAGGGGCAAGAGGTTTTCGAGCAGGTCTTTCCAGCCCACATTGCTCATATTAAAGAACGGTTTGAGAAACTTGAACCTTCGGAGCTAGAGTTACTCAAAGTTTTACTCAGTCGTCTTAGACAAGCTTTTTAA
- a CDS encoding DODA-type extradiol aromatic ring-opening family dioxygenase — protein sequence MDSLPAIFLSHGAPDLPIRDGTVSDFLRSLHQQFPKPKAILVISAHWHSDPPMVSAATHPRTIYDFSGFPSQLYELNYPALGSPELSDRVVTLLTQAGIPCETHPTRGLDHGAWTPLFLAYPAADIPVTQLSMQSYRDPLHHWQIGKALDPLRHEGVLIIGSGSATHNMYAFGKSYNAEPPDWVRVFDQWLAQNISEGNQEALLQYRQRAPYAKENHPTDEHLMPLFVAMGAGGAKGKQLHSSYIYAAFSVAAYAFTS from the coding sequence ATGGACAGCTTACCCGCAATTTTCTTATCCCACGGTGCGCCAGATTTACCGATTCGAGATGGTACTGTTAGTGATTTTTTGAGATCGCTACATCAGCAATTTCCTAAGCCCAAAGCAATTTTGGTGATCTCGGCACATTGGCATTCTGATCCCCCAATGGTGAGCGCTGCGACTCATCCCAGAACTATCTATGACTTTTCAGGATTTCCCAGCCAACTCTATGAACTGAACTATCCTGCATTGGGATCACCAGAACTTAGCGATCGCGTAGTTACATTACTGACGCAAGCAGGTATTCCCTGTGAAACGCATCCCACAAGAGGCTTGGATCATGGAGCTTGGACTCCGTTGTTTCTTGCCTATCCAGCCGCCGATATTCCTGTGACGCAGCTATCGATGCAGTCCTACCGCGATCCTCTCCATCATTGGCAAATAGGCAAAGCCCTAGACCCCTTACGTCATGAAGGTGTATTGATTATCGGCAGTGGTAGTGCTACTCACAATATGTATGCTTTTGGCAAATCTTATAATGCCGAACCTCCCGATTGGGTGCGCGTTTTTGATCAATGGCTTGCCCAAAATATTTCTGAAGGCAATCAGGAAGCACTATTGCAGTACCGACAACGCGCTCCCTATGCCAAAGAGAACCATCCGACAGATGAACATCTAATGCCTTTGTTTGTAGCTATGGGCGCAGGAGGTGCGAAAGGGAAGCAACTGCATAGTAGCTATATCTATGCCGCTTTTAGTGTGGCAGCTTACGCATTTACGAGTTGA